The Marinilabiliales bacterium sequence TTGTGCGAAAGCACAAGCTGACCTTTCTTGTCCTCCTGGCTCTCAACGTAAACCTCTACGGTATCTCCGGGCTTAAGCTCAGGATTATAGCGGAATTCACTCAGACTTATAACGGCTTCTGACTTGTAGCCGATATTAATGACAACTTCGCGCTTGTTCATTGAGATCACGGTCCCGTCAACCACCTCGTTAACATTAATGGTGGAAAGGGTCTTATCATACATCTCTTCAAACTTCGTCCTGTCGGCTTTCGAGTAGCTGTCGGTATCCTCTTCGAAGCTGTCCCAGTCAAATTCTTCATCATCGGCTTTGATTTCTTCCTCTTCTGCAGGTTCTTCAGCCATGGTGTCGACAATGGTAGCAACTTCGCCCGGTTTTGCTTCTATTGTGCCTTCCTCTGGTTCTTCGATAATTCCGGGTACAGGAGGTTCGGATTTTTCAGTTTCAGGTTGGGTCCCGGCTGTTTCAGTCAGATTGGGCTGGTCTTCTTCTGCCTTAGTTTCAGGTTCTTCTTCGACCGGTTCATTCCCGGAGCCGGCGACTTCCTTTTCAGGGTCTTTTTCGGCCGGTTTTTCGTCCGTGCCGGTGGTTTCTTTTTCAGTTTCTGCTAAAGGCTCTTCAGGTTTGGCCATTTCTTCCTTATCAGCAGGTGCTTCTTCTTTTGAAGATTCTTTTTCCGGAGTATTCCCGGTGGTTTCATCAGTGTTTTTCAACTCATCTTCTGGAAACTTCTCTTTTTCTTTTTCAGTCATGATTTTAGAGCAAAAATTTAATAATTAATGAGTTAGACATTATTTATGGATATGTTACAAGAGATGCAAAAGTAATCAAAAATTGTTGAAAACTACCAACATAACCGAAAAAATATTTTGCCGGGGATTTTTTCTGTTTGCTTGTGAAAATTGCTAATTTAGCCATCTCGTCAGAAATGGTTGTTTAAATTAAATGTACTAATAACAGATAAGTATGAGAACCAAAAAAATCATTTATTTATCAGCACTGCTTACGGCTTGTATCTTGTTATCATCCTGCGCAGTGGAAAAGGAACCGGAATGGAGACCACTTTTCAATGGCCAGAACCTGGATGGCTGGGACATCAAGTTTTCCGGATATGAGCTTAACGATAATTTCAGGAATACCTTCAGGGTCGAAGACGGGCTGCTTGTAGCATCTTATGATGAGTGGGATTATTTCAACGGTGAGTTCGGACATATTTTCTTTAATGAACCTTTTTCTCATTATAAACTGAGGGTGGAATACCGCTTTGTCGGTGAGCAGGTTGAAGGCGGACCTGGCTGGGCCTACAGGAACAACGGCATTATGTTTCACTCCCAGAGTGCTGAAAGCATGGAGCTTAACCAGGATTTCCCGACATCGGTCGAAGCACAACTGCTGGGTGGCGACGGTGAGAATGAAAGGACCAACATGAATGTCTGCACTCCGGGAACACAGATCATGATAGATGGCCGACTGCGAACCGAGCATTGCATCACTTCAACATCCGATACTTATCATGGCGACAGGTGGGTGACCGTTGAGCTTCATGTTTACGGAGACTCACTGATACATCATATAGTTGAGCAGGATACGGTTTTTACCTATCATAACCCTCAGCTTTCAGAAACAGGTGAACCCCTTAAGAAGGGATATATAGCGCTCCAGGCAGAAAGCCATTCGACCCATTTCAGGAAGATAGAGATCCTCGATCTGAGTGATCAGTATATTAAGTAAATAAATAAAAACTAATGAAGATAATCATGGTCGGTACCGGGTATGTTGGTTTGGTATCCGGGACCTGTTTTGCCGAAACTGGCGTAGATGTAGTTTGTGTTGATGTTGACAAACAGAAAATAGATAAGCTTAAGGAAGGGATCATGACAATATATGAACCCGGCCTTGAAGACATGGTGGCAAGTAATCTCGAAAAGGGGCGCCTGAAGTTTTCTACAAGTCTGAAAGATAATCTTGAGGAGGCCGATGCAGTATTTATTGCAGTTGGCACGCCTCCTGATGAGGACGGCAGCGCCGACCTGAGGTATGTGATTGAAGTAGCAAGGGAGATAGGCAGGAATATGAACCATTATATGGTTGTGGTGACAAAGAGCACAGTGCCAATTGGAACATCTGCCAAAGTAAGGAGTGCTGTTATTGAAGAACAACGTGAACGGGGGGTTGAAATCCCGTTTGATGTGGCCTCAAACCCTGAATTCCTTAAAGAGGGAAGCGCCATAGGTGACTTTCTCAAGCCGGAGAGGATTATAGTCGGAACTGATTCTGAAGATGCAGAAAAGATGATGCGGAGGCTATACAAGCCTTTTGTGCTGAATAACCATCCCATAATCTTCATGGATATACCGTCGGCTGAGCTTACAAAATATGCAGCCAATTCCATGCTTGCAACCCGAATAAGCTTCATGAATGATATCGCAAACCTGTGCGAGCTTGTCGGCGCCGACATTAACTCCGTCCGCCGAGGTATAGGAAGTGACAGCCGTATTGGGAGCAAGTTCATTTATGCCGGAGCCGGCTATGGGGGATCATGTTTTCCCAAGGATGTCAAGGCTCTCATAAGGACAGCCGACGAAAGCAACTATTCGCTTGAAATACTTAAAGCTGTTGAAAATGTTAACCAAAGGCAGAAGGAGGTGCTCTTCAACAAGGTGATGGATCATTTTGAAGGTAATATTGCCGGTAAACGTATTGCCATCTGGGGATTGTCATTCAAGCCCCGGACAGACGATATGAGGGAGGCTCCGGTGCTGGTAATTATAGACAAGCTGATTCAGGCGGGCGCCAGCGTGATCGCCTATGATCCTGTTGCCATTGACGAGGCGCGCCGGAAACTCGGCGATTCCATTGAATATGCAAGTGACCAGTACGAGGCGCTTGTCGATGCCGAGGCCTTGCTGCTTGTTACCGAGTGGAATGACTTCAGGACCCTTAATTACAAGGTGTTATCCAAACTTATGAAGAATAAACTTGTTTTCGATGGCCGAAATCTGTATGAGCCTTCTGAAATGAAAGAGTTTGGCTTCACCTATTACGGTATCGGGCGCAGGTTGTCAGGCGAACAGAACAGGATGTAAAATCCGGAAACATGAGACGCATACTGGTTACAGGCGGCGCGGGATTTATAGGCTCACACCTTTGCGAAAGGTTACTTGAAGAGGGTAATGAGGTTTTGTGCCTGGACAATTTTTTTACCGGTTCCAGGAAAAATATCATACACCTGCTTGATAATCCCTGGTTTGAGCTTGTGCGACATGACGTAACCATGCCATACTACAGCGAGATAGACCAGATATTCAACCTTGCATGCCCGGCCTCCCCGATTCATTACAGCCACAATCCGATCAAGACGGTCAAGACAAATGTGATGGGGGCCATCAATATGCTCGGACTTGCCAAGCGTAAGAAGGCCATTATATTGCAGGCTTCAACAAGTGAAGTCTACGGCGATCCGCAGGTCCACCCGCAGAAGGAAGATTACTGGGGTTACGTGAATCCGATCGGCGACAGGTCCTGCTATGATGAGGGTAAAAGGTGCGCCGAAACACTGTTCATGGACTACCATAAGCAGAATGGCGTAAGGATCAAGATAGCGCGGATATTCAATACCTACGGTCCCCGTATGCAACTGGATGACGGACGTGTCGTCTCAAATTTCATTGTCAGGGCGTTAAAGGGCGAGGATATAGTTATATATGGCGATGGCTCACAAACGAGAGGGTTCCAGTATGTAGCCGACCTGGTAGAGGCGCTGGTCAGATTAATGAACACACCCGACCATTTTACCGGTCCGGTCAATATAGGGAACCCGGGAGAGATATCAATCCTTGAACTTGCCAGTATGATAGCCCAAATGACCGGGTCTGGCTCAAAAATGGTTTTTGTTCCACCCAGGAGTGATGACCCGGTAAGAAGGGACCCCGACATATCCCTTGCTTCACGCGAACTGGGAGGCTGGAAGCCCTCAGTTGATCTGGAGGAGGGACTTGGAAAAACCATAAGATATTTCATAGATGAATTGAAAACATAAAATCTTTCCTGTATGAGAGGAATTGTACTGGCCGGCGGAGCCGGCACAAGGCTGCATCCGGTAACCCACAGCATATCCAAACAGATATTGCCGGTGTATGACAAACCCATGATATATTACCCTTTATCGGTCCTGCTCCTGGCGGGGATACGGGAAATACTCATTATTTCGACACCGCATGATCTTCCACTATTCAGGCACCTGTTGGGAAACGGCGACCGGTTAGGGGTCACCTTTTCCTACAAGGAGCAACCCGAGCCGGGGGGACTTTCTCAGGCCTTTCTGATAGGAGAGGATTTTCTTGAAGATCAACCGGCATGCCTTATTCTTGGCGACAATATTTTTTACGGATACGGGCTCAGCGGCATCCTTACAAAGGCATCGGAGATTACTGACGGGGGACAGGTGTTCGGTTACTTCGTGAATAATCCCAGAAGGTACGGTGTTGTCGAGTTTAACGACAGGGGCGACGTATTGAGCATAGAGGAGAAGCCCGCAAAACCTAAATCCAACTACGCGGTTACCGGTCTCTACTTTTACGGGAATGATGTGGTTGAGAAGGCAAAATCCCTTAAACCCTCTGCCAGGGGTGAGCTTGAGATCACCGATCTTAACCGCCTCTACCTGGATGAGGGGCGCCTAAGCGTGAATCTGCTCGGACGCGGCATGGCCTGGCTCGATACCGGCACCCACGAAAGCCTGCTCCAGGCCTCAAATTTTATCCATACGATAGAGGAGAGGCAGGGGTTGAAGATCGCCTGCCTGGAGGAGATCGCATACAAGAAGGGCTTCATTGACAGGGATATGCTCCTGCACAGTGCAAAAGTGTTAAAGAACAACAAGTACGGCGACTACCTCCTGCAGGTGGCCGGCGAAACTTCAGGAAAGCAGTGATAATATGAAGATAAGGGAAACGGAAATACCGGGGTTGGTGGTTATTGAACCCAGGGTTTATGAGGATGCCAGGGGGTATTTTTACGAGAGTTATAATGAAAGGCTTTTCAGTGAGCACGGGCTGCCATCCGGATGGGTGCAGGACAACGAGTCACGCTCTGCCATGAACGTGATCAGGGGTCTTCACTACCAGCTTGCACCATATGCCCAGGCAAAGCTTTTAAGGGTTCTGGAAGGCGCCATCCTTGATGTGGCTGTCGACCTGCGAAAAAACTCGCCAACCTTCGGCAAATGGAGCGGGATCGAGATATCGTCAGACAACAGGTTGCAGCTGCTGGTGCCCAAAGGCTGCGCCCATGGTTTCAGGGTGCTGACAAAAAGTGCCACGGTTCTCTATAAATGTGATGACTTTTATAATCCCAGTGCGGAGAGGGGCATCCTCTTCTCCGACAGCCATATCGCGATAGACTGGGGAATCGAACCGTCCAGGGCCGTTGTATCTGATAAGGATATGAATGCACCATCCTTTGCCGCAGCCGATTATAATTTTATATTTGGTAATATATGAAGACGTTGCTTGTAACAGGGGCCCGGGGACAACTGGGGCAGGAGCTGCAGGGGCTCTCATATACCCATGTGTTCAGGGACTACCGGTTCCTGTTCACCGATGTCGATACACTTGACATAACCAATGCCGGCAGGGTGGAGGAGTATATTGCCAAAAACGGCATAGACTGTGTCATAAACTGCGCTTCGTATACAAATGTTGATAAGGCTGAAACCGAGCAGGATGCCGCGATGCTGATCAATGGCACGGCACCCGGGCTGCTTGCCGGCGCATGTGCCGGCAAGGGCGCTTTTCTTGTCCATGTAGGCACCGATTTTGTTTTTGACGGCGAAAGGCCCGTGCCTTATCGCGAGGAAGATAATGCCGCTCCAATTTCTTCATATGGCCGGTCAAAGCTCGAGGGTGACAGGGCAGTGCTCGCCTATGAGCGGGGAACAGTGGTACGCACATCATGGCTTTATTCCTCGTACGGTCATAATTTTTTCAGGACCATACACCGTCTTGCCCATGAGAAGGATGAGCTTTCTGTGGTGTATGACCAGGCGGGCACCCCTACCTATGCACGGGATCTTGCAAGGGTGCTGCTTTTGCTTGCCGTTAATTCCCTTTCGGGGAAGGGCAGTTACGGCAAGGAACTGTTCCATTACAGCAACGAAGGAGTCTGTTCATGGTATGACTTTGCACTTGAGATAATTACGCTTACGGGAATACAATGCCGGGTAAAGCCGGTAGAGACGGAGCAGTACCCACTGCCGGCGCGCAGGCCCCGTTACAGCGTCATGAGCAAGTCGAAGATAAGGTCGCGGCTGGAAATCGACATCCCGCACTGGAAAGAGAGCCTCCGCAACTGTATCTCGCAGCTTGACTGAGTAATTACTGAATATCCATGTAAATGAGTTGTTCCAACAGACTATGCAAAACATAACTAAATGAATATATATCGGTTAACTGCAGAAAAGATTAATATTAAATAATAATAACTGAGCGATGGAAAAAGATGAACTGCTTACTACAGTACGTGACCGTGCCAAAGCATGGATGAGTGAAGATTACGACCCTGAAACCGTTTTACAGGTAAAGGCGTTGCTTGAGGGGCCTGAAAATGAGCTGATAGATGCTTTTTACCGCGATCTGGAGTTCGGTACCGGCGGGTTGAGAGGTGTAATGGGAGCCGGGACAAACCGGGTGAATATCTATACCATTGGAATGGCCACTCAGGGTCTTTCAAACTACCTGCACAAACAGTTCCCGGATATTGACGCACCGTCTGCTGCCATTGCATATGACAACCGGAACAACAGCAGGCTTTTTGCCGAGACTGCTGCCGGAATACTTACTGCCAATGGAATAGATGTCTGGTTGTTTGAGGATCTCAGGCCAACGCCCGAGCTCTCTTTTGCAATCAGGCATTACGGCTGCCAGACAGGAATTGTGATAACAGCCAGCCATAACCCTAAGGAATACAACGGCTACAAGGTTTACTGGGATGATGGGGCACAGATCATCGCCCCACACGATGCCGGCATAATCGCAGAGGTGCGGAAGGTCAAGAGCATAAGCCAGGTCAACAGAAATGCCAGGCCCGAAAAGGTAAAGATCATAGGGGAGGAGACAGATGATATTTATATCGGCAAGATCAGGGAGATGTCGCTGTCTCCATCTATCGTTGCAAAGCACAGCGATATGAAGATCGTGTTCACCCCGATACACGGTGCATCTGTAAAGCTTGTACCGATGGCATTGCGCAGTTACGGATTTACAGGTGTGATACCGGTGCCTGAACAGGATGTGACCGATGGCAATTTTCCCACAGTTATATCTCCGAACCCCGAAGAGGCTGCCGCCCTTGAGATGGCGCTTGACAAGGCCCGCGAAACCGGGGCTGAACTGGTTATGGGGTCAGATCCTGATGGCGACCGTGTCGGTATTGCAGTTAAAGACAACAGCGGAGAACTGCTACTGCTGAACGGCAACCAGGCGGCATCACTGATGTTGTATTACATACTCAAACGGTGGGAGGAGACAAACAGGTTCCGTGGCAATGAATTTATTGCCAAGACAATTGTGACAAGCGGTCTGTTGAGTGATATAGCCGAAAAGTTCGGGGTTGAATGCTACGACGTTCTCACCGGGTTCAAGTTTATTGCCGGACTTATCAGGGAGTATGAAGGGGAGAAGACCTTTATCGCAGGTTTTGAGGAGAGTTATGGTTACCTGGCGGGAGATCTGGTAAGGGATAAGGACGCGGTAATCTCATGTGCGCTCATAGCCGAGGCAGCAGCCTGGGCAAGGGAGATGGGCAGGTCGCTGTATGACCTTCTGATCGACCTTTACCTGGAGTTCGGACTTTACCGGGAGACACTTGTTTCGGTGGTTCGCAAGGGCAAAAGCGGGGCAGAAGAGATAGCCGGCATGATGGACCGCTTCCGCAACTCGCCTCCTGAGACTATTGCAGGCTCCCAGGTGATGACCGTACACGATTACCTGAAGCAGAAATCGTTCGATTCTATAAGCCACCTCAGGCGTGAGATAAAGCTGCCCAAATCCAATGTGCTGCAGTTCCTGCTTAATGACGGATCACTTATTTCTGTAAGGCCATCCGGAACCGAGCCAAAGATCAAGTTTTACATTAGTGTGCGTGGAAGTCTTGAACGCAGGGAGGATTACCCTGAGGCCTGCCGGCAACTTGATGAAAGGGCCAGTAATATTCTCAGCGCCCTTGGCGTTTCCTGATGAAAGGATGTTAACCGGTAAATACAATTCATTATGAAGAGTTACAGGAAAGAGATGTGGTTTGAAACTAAAAGCCGCAGGGAGCTTATCAACATAACCCCCGCAGTTGAACAGTGTCTTGCCGAGAGCGGGGTAAAGGAGGGGTTGCTGCTATGCAATGCTATGCACATTACCAGCAGCGTATTTATCAATGATGACGAGTCGGGTTTGCATCACGATTTTGAGGTCTGGCTCGAAAAGCTCGCGCCCGAGCACCCGCATTCGCAGTACCGGCATAACGGCTATGAAGATAATGCCGACGGGCACCTCAAGCGCACGATAATGGGCCGTGAGGTGGTGGTGGCCATCACCGGGGGAAAGCTCGATTTCGGGCCGTGGGAACAGATCTTCTATGGCGAGTTTGACGGAAAGCGGCGCAAAAGATTGTTGGTCAAAATAATCGGCGAATAGCCACCAGATCGTTCAGGTGGCGAAAAGTTGATTGTTATTCAGGTTATGACCAGATTATTCTGCAGGTTACGACCTGATTGTCCTGCAGTTGATGACCAGATTGTCCCGGCTGCGACTACATGATTGACTACTGGTCAAAGAACCGGTCGCTGAAATTGACCAGGAACAGCCTGGTGGTCGGCCTGGTAAAAGCGGTGTAGAGCCACCTCAGGTATTCGGTATTTATCATCTCATCGGTTATGTAGCCCTGGTCGACAAATACATTCTTCCACTGACCGCCCTGTGCCTTGTGACATGTCACCGAATAGGCGAATTTTACCTGGAGGGCATTGAACCAGTGGTTTTCACGTATCTGCTCGAAGCGCTTCCGCTTGTTGGTTATGGCGGAGTAGTCCCCGGCAACGGACTGGAAAAGCTTTTTTCCCTGCTCCTGCGTCAGGGCGGCTGTTTCCGAGGTTATCGTATCGAGCATCAGCTTGACCTCTATCTCGGTATCTTTATAATCGGTAAATCTGACAAGGGCATCGGCAAACCTGAAACCATACATCTCTTCGTACCGCCTGACCCTTATAACTTCTATAATATCGCCGTTGGCTATAAAATCAGCCATTTCGTTCTCCGGCATCCAGAAATAGTTGTTCCTGACCACCATCAGAAGGTCGCCGGCAGCCAGCTCCTCGTCCCTGTATAATATCCTGTCTCTTATTCCCTTGTTGAACTGGTTTGCCCTTTTGTTGGAACGGGTTATCACGATGGTTTCCTCAATCCCGTGTTTGTCGTACGATTCAGTTATCTTTTCGATAAGGTCTGATCCGCTTACCCGTTCTATGTCGTTATATCCTGCGGTTACAATTCGGGGGATGTTGTTTCCCTCTGATTCTACTTCGTACCTTATGCCGGTTGCATTGAACAGGATGCCCGAGTCCTCTGCCTGCCTCAGGATATCTGACAGGAACACTTCGGTAACATCATAGCCAAATCCACTGAGATAACCGGCATCAAGAGCTGGGCTGATATCTATCCCGACCGGTGGAAGCTGTGCTGTGTCTCCCACCAGCACCAGTCTGCAATTTTTGCCGTTATCAATGTAAACAATTAAGTCATCAAGAAGCCTGCCGCTTCCGAATACATCTGATTCGGAAGATTGGTTTGAGATCATGGACGCCTCGTCAACTATAAACAGTGTATCCTTATGCATGTTCCTGTCCATCACAAAGCTGCCTGTGCCGTCGGCAGATGATCTCTGCCTGTATATCTTTTTATGGATTGTGCTGGCGGGATATCCGCAGTAGGAGGCCAGCACCTTGGCTGCCCTGCCGGTAGGGGCAAGAAGGACCACGTTATTTTTAAAAATCTGCATGGTGCGCACCAGAGCGCCGAGTATCGACGTTTTACCGGTCCCTGCAAAACCCTTTACCAGGAAGATATTTTTACTGTTGGCGCCGCTAAGAAAGCCGGGCAGCAGATCGATCATCTGTTGCTGGCTCTCAGTCGGACGGTGTCCAAGCTGTTCAGTTAATATATTGATAATATGGTTTTTCAACATTTTAATCAATTATACTGAATTTTAGGTATAAATCCATTTTTTTTATAAATTTGCCCTCAAACTTAAAGCGAAAATATCAGAAAAGAGAACCTTGCTCGTTATTATATCAAATCAAAATACAAACAGATGAAGACAGTAATTCAGATTCTCCTTATAGTTGCAATACTCCTTCTGGGATACCTGTTGGTGGACGGCATTCACCAGCCCATCAGGTTTCAGCAGGAACAAAGGGTAAGGTACAACCGGACAATTGAGAGGCTGAAGGATATACGCACTGCCCAGCTTGCATACCGTTCTGTTCACGGAGAGTTTACAGGAAGTTTCGACACCCTGATAAATTTTGTCAAGTTTGACTCTTTCCGGGTTGTC is a genomic window containing:
- the rfbC gene encoding dTDP-4-dehydrorhamnose 3,5-epimerase, producing MKIRETEIPGLVVIEPRVYEDARGYFYESYNERLFSEHGLPSGWVQDNESRSAMNVIRGLHYQLAPYAQAKLLRVLEGAILDVAVDLRKNSPTFGKWSGIEISSDNRLQLLVPKGCAHGFRVLTKSATVLYKCDDFYNPSAERGILFSDSHIAIDWGIEPSRAVVSDKDMNAPSFAAADYNFIFGNI
- a CDS encoding DUF2075 domain-containing protein — its product is MLKNHIINILTEQLGHRPTESQQQMIDLLPGFLSGANSKNIFLVKGFAGTGKTSILGALVRTMQIFKNNVVLLAPTGRAAKVLASYCGYPASTIHKKIYRQRSSADGTGSFVMDRNMHKDTLFIVDEASMISNQSSESDVFGSGRLLDDLIVYIDNGKNCRLVLVGDTAQLPPVGIDISPALDAGYLSGFGYDVTEVFLSDILRQAEDSGILFNATGIRYEVESEGNNIPRIVTAGYNDIERVSGSDLIEKITESYDKHGIEETIVITRSNKRANQFNKGIRDRILYRDEELAAGDLLMVVRNNYFWMPENEMADFIANGDIIEVIRVRRYEEMYGFRFADALVRFTDYKDTEIEVKLMLDTITSETAALTQEQGKKLFQSVAGDYSAITNKRKRFEQIRENHWFNALQVKFAYSVTCHKAQGGQWKNVFVDQGYITDEMINTEYLRWLYTAFTRPTTRLFLVNFSDRFFDQ
- a CDS encoding SDR family oxidoreductase, which produces MRRILVTGGAGFIGSHLCERLLEEGNEVLCLDNFFTGSRKNIIHLLDNPWFELVRHDVTMPYYSEIDQIFNLACPASPIHYSHNPIKTVKTNVMGAINMLGLAKRKKAIILQASTSEVYGDPQVHPQKEDYWGYVNPIGDRSCYDEGKRCAETLFMDYHKQNGVRIKIARIFNTYGPRMQLDDGRVVSNFIVRALKGEDIVIYGDGSQTRGFQYVADLVEALVRLMNTPDHFTGPVNIGNPGEISILELASMIAQMTGSGSKMVFVPPRSDDPVRRDPDISLASRELGGWKPSVDLEEGLGKTIRYFIDELKT
- a CDS encoding YjbQ family protein, translated to MKSYRKEMWFETKSRRELINITPAVEQCLAESGVKEGLLLCNAMHITSSVFINDDESGLHHDFEVWLEKLAPEHPHSQYRHNGYEDNADGHLKRTIMGREVVVAITGGKLDFGPWEQIFYGEFDGKRRKRLLVKIIGE
- the rfbA gene encoding glucose-1-phosphate thymidylyltransferase, encoding MRGIVLAGGAGTRLHPVTHSISKQILPVYDKPMIYYPLSVLLLAGIREILIISTPHDLPLFRHLLGNGDRLGVTFSYKEQPEPGGLSQAFLIGEDFLEDQPACLILGDNIFYGYGLSGILTKASEITDGGQVFGYFVNNPRRYGVVEFNDRGDVLSIEEKPAKPKSNYAVTGLYFYGNDVVEKAKSLKPSARGELEITDLNRLYLDEGRLSVNLLGRGMAWLDTGTHESLLQASNFIHTIEERQGLKIACLEEIAYKKGFIDRDMLLHSAKVLKNNKYGDYLLQVAGETSGKQ
- a CDS encoding UDP-glucose/GDP-mannose dehydrogenase family protein, translated to MKIIMVGTGYVGLVSGTCFAETGVDVVCVDVDKQKIDKLKEGIMTIYEPGLEDMVASNLEKGRLKFSTSLKDNLEEADAVFIAVGTPPDEDGSADLRYVIEVAREIGRNMNHYMVVVTKSTVPIGTSAKVRSAVIEEQRERGVEIPFDVASNPEFLKEGSAIGDFLKPERIIVGTDSEDAEKMMRRLYKPFVLNNHPIIFMDIPSAELTKYAANSMLATRISFMNDIANLCELVGADINSVRRGIGSDSRIGSKFIYAGAGYGGSCFPKDVKALIRTADESNYSLEILKAVENVNQRQKEVLFNKVMDHFEGNIAGKRIAIWGLSFKPRTDDMREAPVLVIIDKLIQAGASVIAYDPVAIDEARRKLGDSIEYASDQYEALVDAEALLLVTEWNDFRTLNYKVLSKLMKNKLVFDGRNLYEPSEMKEFGFTYYGIGRRLSGEQNRM
- the rfbD gene encoding dTDP-4-dehydrorhamnose reductase, translated to MKTLLVTGARGQLGQELQGLSYTHVFRDYRFLFTDVDTLDITNAGRVEEYIAKNGIDCVINCASYTNVDKAETEQDAAMLINGTAPGLLAGACAGKGAFLVHVGTDFVFDGERPVPYREEDNAAPISSYGRSKLEGDRAVLAYERGTVVRTSWLYSSYGHNFFRTIHRLAHEKDELSVVYDQAGTPTYARDLARVLLLLAVNSLSGKGSYGKELFHYSNEGVCSWYDFALEIITLTGIQCRVKPVETEQYPLPARRPRYSVMSKSKIRSRLEIDIPHWKESLRNCISQLD
- a CDS encoding phospho-sugar mutase, with product MEKDELLTTVRDRAKAWMSEDYDPETVLQVKALLEGPENELIDAFYRDLEFGTGGLRGVMGAGTNRVNIYTIGMATQGLSNYLHKQFPDIDAPSAAIAYDNRNNSRLFAETAAGILTANGIDVWLFEDLRPTPELSFAIRHYGCQTGIVITASHNPKEYNGYKVYWDDGAQIIAPHDAGIIAEVRKVKSISQVNRNARPEKVKIIGEETDDIYIGKIREMSLSPSIVAKHSDMKIVFTPIHGASVKLVPMALRSYGFTGVIPVPEQDVTDGNFPTVISPNPEEAAALEMALDKARETGAELVMGSDPDGDRVGIAVKDNSGELLLLNGNQAASLMLYYILKRWEETNRFRGNEFIAKTIVTSGLLSDIAEKFGVECYDVLTGFKFIAGLIREYEGEKTFIAGFEESYGYLAGDLVRDKDAVISCALIAEAAAWAREMGRSLYDLLIDLYLEFGLYRETLVSVVRKGKSGAEEIAGMMDRFRNSPPETIAGSQVMTVHDYLKQKSFDSISHLRREIKLPKSNVLQFLLNDGSLISVRPSGTEPKIKFYISVRGSLERREDYPEACRQLDERASNILSALGVS
- a CDS encoding DUF1080 domain-containing protein; translated protein: MRTKKIIYLSALLTACILLSSCAVEKEPEWRPLFNGQNLDGWDIKFSGYELNDNFRNTFRVEDGLLVASYDEWDYFNGEFGHIFFNEPFSHYKLRVEYRFVGEQVEGGPGWAYRNNGIMFHSQSAESMELNQDFPTSVEAQLLGGDGENERTNMNVCTPGTQIMIDGRLRTEHCITSTSDTYHGDRWVTVELHVYGDSLIHHIVEQDTVFTYHNPQLSETGEPLKKGYIALQAESHSTHFRKIEILDLSDQYIK